Proteins encoded by one window of Paenibacillus urinalis:
- a CDS encoding dipeptidase, translated as MVNTIPVVDMHCDVLSKIQMNAELQFLKGPGLDVTQQRLEEGNVMLQTFAIYLSEKLGSLRFEHIMKQIEIYNQLGLKLVQSKEDISFLRKHLNNMRGGQWGLLSLEGVDGLEGNLYYLELCYRLGVRFVGITWNHANWAADGILEARNGGFTNKGRSLLHRCNEIGMLMDVSHLSEAGFWELADTSAQPFIASHSNARSVCPHPRNLTNDQIRAVVALNGRIGMTFVPWFVKEKGPVKISDLLKHIERVCELGGEKHLMFGSDFDGIHEWIQGLEHPGTYPELVNTLLKHYPESVVRGFMYDNILSFMEENLKSKER; from the coding sequence ATGGTGAATACAATACCTGTGGTTGACATGCATTGCGACGTGCTCAGCAAAATCCAAATGAATGCAGAGCTTCAGTTCTTAAAAGGTCCCGGCCTTGATGTAACTCAGCAGCGACTCGAAGAAGGCAATGTCATGCTTCAAACCTTTGCTATATATCTATCTGAGAAGCTGGGGAGTCTTCGATTTGAGCATATTATGAAGCAGATCGAGATTTACAATCAGCTCGGCTTGAAGCTGGTGCAGTCCAAAGAAGACATTTCATTTCTTCGGAAACATCTCAACAACATGAGAGGCGGACAATGGGGGCTTCTATCGCTTGAAGGTGTCGATGGGCTGGAAGGCAATCTTTATTATTTGGAGCTGTGCTACCGGCTAGGTGTTCGGTTTGTCGGTATTACATGGAATCATGCCAATTGGGCAGCAGACGGCATCCTCGAAGCGAGAAATGGAGGTTTTACGAACAAAGGCAGATCCCTCCTTCACAGATGTAATGAGATTGGCATGCTGATGGATGTATCCCATTTGTCCGAAGCTGGATTTTGGGAGCTAGCTGATACATCCGCCCAGCCTTTTATCGCGTCACATTCCAATGCACGAAGTGTTTGCCCGCATCCGAGAAATTTGACCAACGATCAGATTCGGGCTGTCGTCGCTTTGAATGGAAGAATTGGAATGACGTTCGTTCCATGGTTCGTCAAGGAGAAGGGACCTGTGAAGATCTCAGATCTATTGAAGCATATTGAACGAGTCTGTGAGCTTGGAGGAGAGAAGCATTTGATGTTTGGATCGGATTTTGATGGAATTCATGAGTGGATACAGGGACTGGAGCATCCAGGAACATATCCTGAACTCGTAAACACGCTTCTGAAGCACTATCCCGAATCCGTCGTTCGAGGCTTCATGTATGACAATATTTTGTCATTTATGGAGGAAAACTTGAAGTCCAAGGAGCGTTGA
- the miaB gene encoding tRNA (N6-isopentenyl adenosine(37)-C2)-methylthiotransferase MiaB, protein MAKEKKDYSKYFDFSDAKVISEDEFGKKIRIRGREINIISEPDHRREKQRGKEDIQVIYESAVPEEMRTIGKGKHYLVYTYGCQMNEHDSETIKGILEEMGYQPTEDRKEADIILLNTCAIRENAEDKVFGELGHLKHLKTEKPDLLLGVCGCMSQEETVVNRILQKHGFVDMIFGTHNIHRLPHLINEAFFSKEMVVEVWSKEGDIIENMPKKRQGMRAWVNIMYGCDKFCTYCIVPFTRGKERSRRPEDVIAEVRDLARQGFKEITLLGQNVNAYGKDFTDIKYGFGDLMDEIRKIDIPRVRFTTSHPRDFDDHLIEVLAKGGNLVEHIHLPVQSGSTAVLKKMSRKYTRERYLELASKIKQTIPNAVLTTDIIVGFPGETDEQFEETLSLVREVGYDFAYTFIYSPREGTPAAVMEDNVPMEVKKERLQRLNKAVQEYSYEAHERMKGQVVEVLVEGESKNNEAVLSGRTRGNKLVHFEGSKDLIGTFVQVEITDAKSWYIKGELVSLPQAANQ, encoded by the coding sequence ATGGCGAAAGAGAAGAAAGATTACTCCAAATATTTTGATTTTTCGGATGCGAAAGTCATTTCGGAAGATGAGTTTGGCAAGAAAATCCGGATTCGTGGACGGGAGATCAATATCATTTCGGAGCCTGACCATAGACGTGAGAAGCAACGGGGTAAGGAAGACATTCAGGTCATTTATGAGAGCGCAGTTCCCGAAGAGATGAGAACGATCGGCAAAGGGAAGCATTATCTTGTATATACCTATGGCTGTCAAATGAATGAGCACGACTCAGAAACGATCAAGGGTATTCTGGAGGAAATGGGCTACCAGCCAACAGAGGATCGCAAAGAGGCGGATATTATTCTGCTCAATACCTGTGCCATTCGTGAGAATGCAGAAGATAAAGTGTTCGGAGAGCTTGGTCATTTGAAGCATTTGAAGACGGAGAAACCGGACCTTCTGCTCGGCGTTTGCGGCTGTATGTCTCAGGAGGAAACTGTAGTCAATCGAATTCTCCAAAAGCATGGTTTCGTAGACATGATCTTTGGTACTCATAATATTCACAGACTGCCTCACCTTATTAATGAAGCCTTCTTCAGTAAAGAGATGGTGGTAGAAGTCTGGTCCAAAGAAGGCGATATTATTGAGAACATGCCGAAGAAACGTCAAGGGATGCGGGCATGGGTCAACATTATGTACGGCTGTGACAAATTCTGTACATACTGTATCGTACCATTTACGCGTGGTAAGGAGCGGAGCCGCCGTCCGGAGGATGTTATAGCTGAAGTTCGGGATCTTGCTCGTCAAGGCTTCAAGGAGATAACACTGCTCGGTCAAAACGTGAACGCTTACGGTAAAGACTTCACGGATATCAAGTACGGCTTCGGTGATCTCATGGATGAGATTCGCAAGATTGATATTCCACGGGTCAGATTCACGACTTCACATCCACGTGATTTCGACGATCATCTGATCGAGGTACTGGCTAAGGGCGGTAACTTGGTAGAACATATCCATTTGCCGGTTCAGTCCGGCAGTACGGCAGTTCTGAAGAAAATGAGCCGCAAGTATACAAGAGAGCGTTATTTGGAGCTCGCAAGCAAAATTAAACAAACGATTCCTAACGCCGTGCTTACTACGGATATTATTGTGGGCTTCCCGGGCGAGACGGATGAGCAATTCGAAGAAACGCTGTCACTCGTTCGTGAAGTTGGATATGATTTTGCCTATACCTTCATTTATTCTCCACGTGAGGGAACACCTGCGGCAGTCATGGAAGACAATGTTCCGATGGAGGTTAAGAAGGAACGGCTGCAGCGTCTGAACAAAGCGGTTCAGGAGTACAGCTATGAGGCCCACGAGCGGATGAAGGGACAAGTCGTCGAGGTTCTGGTTGAGGGTGAGAGTAAGAACAATGAAGCCGTGCTCTCAGGGCGTACACGAGGCAACAAGCTGGTTCACTTCGAAGGATCCAAGGATTTGATCGGTACCTTCGTACAGGTTGAAATTACAGACGCTAAATCATGGTATATTAAAGGTGAACTCGTGTCTCTGCCTCAAGCAGCGAACCAGTAA
- the pduL gene encoding phosphate propanoyltransferase — protein MSKTVPVGVSARHIHLTQEHVEVLFGAGYQLTEFKPLSQPGQFAANETVAVIGTKGQFDKVRILGPARPASQLEISRTDSFAIGIKAPVRESGSIDGTPGVTLKGPAGEVTLEEGVIVAARHIHFHTSDAEKWNIRDKEMLKVRLGGERGLVLENVIARVSDSFALDMHIDTDEANASGAKTGDVAEIID, from the coding sequence ATGAGTAAAACTGTACCTGTAGGCGTATCAGCACGCCACATCCATTTGACGCAAGAGCACGTTGAGGTGCTGTTTGGCGCTGGATACCAATTGACTGAATTTAAACCGTTGTCCCAACCTGGACAATTTGCTGCAAATGAGACTGTTGCCGTAATCGGCACAAAAGGTCAATTCGATAAAGTGCGTATTCTTGGACCGGCTCGTCCTGCGAGCCAGCTTGAGATTTCCCGCACAGATTCCTTTGCGATCGGTATTAAAGCACCTGTTCGTGAATCAGGCTCCATTGATGGAACACCTGGAGTGACATTGAAAGGACCGGCAGGCGAGGTTACCCTTGAAGAGGGCGTAATTGTTGCGGCCAGACACATTCATTTCCATACTTCCGATGCAGAGAAATGGAATATTAGAGACAAAGAAATGCTGAAGGTTCGTCTCGGTGGCGAACGCGGTTTGGTACTTGAAAATGTCATCGCCCGTGTATCTGATTCCTTCGCACTGGATATGCACATTGATACCGATGAGGCGAATGCCTCTGGAGCTAAAACTGGCGACGTAGCTGAAATTATCGACTAA
- a CDS encoding stage V sporulation protein S, translated as MEVLKVSAKSNPNSVAGALAGVLRERGNAELQAIGAGALNQAIKAVAIARGFVAPSGVDLICIPAFTDIVIDGEDRTAIKLIVEPR; from the coding sequence ATGGAAGTATTAAAAGTTTCAGCCAAGTCCAATCCGAATTCAGTCGCAGGTGCATTAGCCGGTGTTCTCAGAGAAAGAGGAAATGCTGAGTTACAGGCGATTGGAGCGGGAGCTCTTAATCAAGCGATAAAAGCAGTTGCCATTGCCCGGGGATTCGTGGCACCGAGCGGAGTTGATCTGATCTGTATTCCTGCCTTCACGGACATCGTCATTGATGGGGAGGATCGAACAGCCATCAAACTAATTGTTGAGCCGAGATAG